A single Bifidobacterium asteroides DNA region contains:
- the purE gene encoding 5-(carboxyamino)imidazole ribonucleotide mutase yields MADNTHEGASVAVIMGSSSDWETMKEACRMLDRFAIVYTKEVISAHRTPGRMAEFAHQARSQGIGVIIAGAGGAAHLPGMVAAQTTLPVIGVPVKSHALSGVDSLLSIVQMPAGIPVATTAIGASGATNAGLLAASILSINDPRLAQALDDYRAELARSVEASNAKLV; encoded by the coding sequence ATGGCTGACAATACACATGAAGGGGCAAGCGTCGCAGTGATCATGGGATCATCGAGCGACTGGGAGACGATGAAGGAAGCCTGTCGGATGCTGGACCGGTTCGCTATCGTCTACACCAAGGAGGTCATCTCCGCCCATCGCACACCAGGGCGCATGGCGGAGTTCGCGCATCAGGCCCGGAGCCAGGGCATAGGGGTCATCATCGCCGGGGCCGGAGGAGCAGCCCATCTGCCTGGGATGGTGGCGGCCCAGACCACGCTGCCGGTCATCGGAGTGCCAGTGAAGTCCCATGCATTGAGCGGGGTTGATTCACTCCTGTCCATCGTGCAGATGCCTGCCGGCATTCCTGTAGCGACTACGGCTATTGGGGCGTCCGGGGCTACCAACGCCGGCCTGCTGGCGGCTTCGATTCTCTCCATCAATGATCCGAGGCTGGCTCAGGCCCTGGATGACTACCGTGCCGAGCTGGCCCGATCCGTGGAGGCTTCCAATGCCAAGCTTGTCTGA